In Callospermophilus lateralis isolate mCalLat2 chromosome 4, mCalLat2.hap1, whole genome shotgun sequence, one genomic interval encodes:
- the Snu13 gene encoding NHP2-like protein 1, with product MTEADVNPKAYPLADAHLTKKLLDLVQQSCNYKQLRKGANEATKTLNRGISEFIVMAADAEPLEIILHLPLLCEDKNVPYVFVRSKQALGRACGVSRPVIACSVTIKEGSQLKQQIQSIQQSIERLLV from the exons ATG ACTGAGGCTGATGTAAATCCGAAGGCTTATCCCCTTGCAGATGCCCACCTCACCAAGAAACTGTTGGACCTTGTTCAGCAGTCATGTAACTACAAGCAGCTTCGGAAAGGAGCCAATGAGG CCACCAAAACTCTCAACAGAGGCATCTCTGAGTTCATTGTGATGGCTGCAGATGCTGAACCTCTGGAGATCATCCTGCACCTCCCACTGCTATGTGAAGACAAGAATGTGCCCTATGTGTTTGTGCGTTCCAAGCAGGCCCTAGGGCGGGCCTGTGGGGTTTCCAGGCCTGTCATTGCCTGTTCTGTCACCATAAAAGAAGGCTCTCAACTGAAGCAGCAGATCCAGTCTATTCAGCAGTCTATTGAAAGGCTCTTAGTCTAA
- the LOC143398577 gene encoding uncharacterized protein LOC143398577, whose protein sequence is MLLPLLGACAVVGPFQGPEWEPVRGLISQDCSCRDPRCCGNLLVLCLFLIWQVRHYWHHFTRNRLRRRSIIKVPSQKWAMPSMRCEIFFRLAPEFVSPGDFRGRDAHVQQWVQKQRWRYRKSLLESWTQNLFSSQNLLQDSSWGAHTSHEPIFCISSFSGTCPLSQDSSWETWQVSWCLKGSQTHSALDTCQRIGRLLVHSQEKLVPLEHVLSRKICSPPVTFVISLPKLPSAQRLQFCSGQFLPDPAHQQMVISTWKFWNNPQDTWAPLSETQTIGREYSRETQAPGWANQRESRGVYAWEIQASWGQLSIDFGMEHCAEAKDLECRNQSLVINETDGEILIPGQKNQMEIENQAQIEEVGKKIQREEGGKNSPETQIHMGENQEQSRCKVDAETQTPRWGYQEKSRGGGTLEIQTFERKNKKEPRKEEEGEIQAHGLGKQGQTGDENAMEAQTPECRKQNQTGGDPSAETEAEEGRNKDQIGNEDAVQTPTSGRENLEDVKQENRTGGQALGWGKQECSRSDNITEIQALMGEKQGQGGGENARETQASRGEKQKLSRHAVQVRRKKLKEIREEDWVVIQTPWWGNQSPVMNEIDRQFKILCWGNKNQIGGGPRAKIQSPEEKDKRKDGDEDDMSPWDKNR, encoded by the exons atgctgctgccgctgctgggcGCCTgtgctgtggtggggccattccaGGGTCCTGAGTGGGAGCCAGTTCGGGGCCTGATCTCACAGGATTGCAGCTGTAGAGACCCCCGGTGCTGTGGCAATCTGCTTGTTCTCTGCCTCTTTCTGATCTGGCAGGTCCGGCACTATTGGCACCACTTCACCAGGAATCGCCTGCGCAGAAGGAGTATTATCAAG GTGCCATCGCAGAAGTGGGCAATGCCCTCCATGAGATGTGAAATTTTCTTTAGGCTAGCTCCTGAATTCGTCAGTCCTGGCGATTTCAGAGGCCGTGATGCTCATGTCCAACAATGGGTACAAAAGCAGAGGTGGAGATACCGAAAGAGCCTTTTAGAATCATGGACCCAGAACCTGTTCTCTTCACAAAATCTGCTTCAGGACTCATCTTGGGGTGCTCACACCTCGCATGAGCCCATCTTTTGTATCTCTTCCTTTTCAGGCACCTGTCCACTCTCTCAGGACAGTTCCTGGGAAACATGGCAGGTATCCTGGTGCCTCAAGGGCAGCCAGACTCACTCTGCCCTAGACACATGCCAAAGGATTGGGCGACTGCTGGTTCACTCCCAGGAGAAGTTGGTACCACTGGAGCATGTCCTCAGCAGAAAAATCTGTTCCCCTCCCGTGACATTTGTCATCTCTCTCCCAAAGCTCCCTTCAGCTCAGAGGCTGCAGTTCTGCTCTGGACAGTTTCTGCCTGATCCTGCCCACCAACAAATGGTAATATCCACCTGGAAGTTCTGGAATAACCCACAAGACACCTGGGCACCATTGAGTGAAACCCAGACAATAGGCAGAGAGTATTCTAGAGAGACTCAGGCCCCAGGGTGGGCAAACCAGAGAGAGAGCAGAGGGGTATATGCTTGGGAAATCCAGGCATCTTGGGGCCAACTCTCAATAGACTTTGGAATGGAGCATTGTGCAGAGGCTAAGGATCTGGAGTGCAGAAACCAGTCACTGGTTATAAATGAAACTGATGGAGAGATCCTGATTCCAGGGCAGAAGAACCAgatggaaattgaaaatcaagCCCAAATTGAGGAAGTAGGGAAGAAAAtccagagggaggaaggaggtaagaaCTCTCCTGAAACCCAGATTCACATGGGAGAGAATCAAGAACAGTCAAGATGTAAAGTTGATGCAGAGACCCAAACACCACGGTGGGGATACCAGGAGAAGAGTAGGGGTGGGGGTACTTTGGAGATTCAGACATTTGAGAGGAAGAACAAGAAAGAGCCCAgaaaggaggaagagggagagattcAGGCCCATGGACTAGGGAAGCAGGGCCAGACTGGAGATGAGAATGCTATGGAGGCCCAGACTCCAGAGTGCAGGAAACAAAACCAGACTGGAGGTGACCCTAGTgcagaaactgaggcagaagaaGGGAGAAACAAAGATCAGATTGGAAATGAGGATGCTGTGCAAACCCCGACATCTGGGAGGGAGAACCTGGAAGACGTCAAACAAGAGAATAGAACAGGGGGCCAGGCCCTGGGATGGGGCAAACAGGAATGCAGCAGAAGTGATAATATTACAGAAATCCAGGCACTCATGGGGGAGAAACAGGGTCAGGGTGGAGGTGAGAATGCCAGAGAGACTCAGGCATCTAGGGGAGAGAAACAGAAACTCTCAAGACATGCAGTTCAAGTGAG GAGGAAGAAGTTGAAGGAGATAAGAGAGGAGGATTGGGTGGTGATCCAGACACCCTGGTGGGGAAACCAGAGCCCAGTAATGAATGAAATTGACAGACAATTCAAGATATTATGTTGGGGGAATAAGAACCAAATTGGAGGTGGACCCAGAGCAAAAATTCAGTCACCAGAGGAGAAAGATAAGAGGAAGGATGGAGATGAGGATG ATATGAGCCCTTGGGACAAGAACAGGTAG
- the LOC143398578 gene encoding uncharacterized protein LOC143398578: MKPRPYLGEVFLLATGEGEHLTSQGIAPAREYKARVRPTSQQAQTGSRRKPQKHKGVDPGKIHRVTQLQNPQSLAAPFGKPSACPSLLCGQALQATTTLVGVPTTLTIPPKWPVLKKSKQLLLESLMRRRIAHLKWGLPRRILESYLLFSFFGSCSLPWAGVRLPELGKGQELQRQQEKHCEAQGSMPGFKSPERFQRVLSSDGKRSKLPTQARALERCRPHRSEPMGTSIPPEKPRRNRPPGGAREPQIQEEASKAKLPVPKNPRPSAESVNWCSPERVPEPSSENSKGRKVIRPDVSQKAERAPRED, from the exons ATGAAGCCTCGCCCCTACTTGGGTGAAGTTTTCCTGCTGGCTACTGGGGAGGGAGAGCATTTGACCAGCCAGGGCATAGCCCCTGCCAGGGAGTACAAAGCCCGGGTCAGACCAACCTCCCAGCAGGCCCAAACAGGATCCCGGAGAAAACCACAAAAGCACAAAGGGGTGGATCCAGGAAAGATCCACAGAGTGACACAGCTCCAGAACCCACAGTCTCTGGCTGCTCCCTTTGGCAAGCCCTCTGCCTGTCCCTCTCTTCTATGTGGTCAAGCCCTCCAAGCTACCACTACTTTGGTGGGTGTTCCAACTACCCTCACCATCCCGCCCAAGTGGCCAGTCCTCAAGAAGAGCAAACAACTGCTCTTGGAGTCCCTCATGCGTCGAAGGATTGCACATCTGAAGTGGGGCCTCCCCCGGCGCATCCTGGAGTCTTATTTGCTCTTTAGCTTCTTCGGATCTTGCTCACTCCCCTGGGCTGGAGTGAGGCTGCCTGAATTAGGCAAAGGCCAGGAGCTCCAAAGGCAGCAGGAAAAGCATTgtgaggcccagggctccatgccAGGCTTTAAATCTCCAGAGAGGTTCCAAAGGGTTCTGTCCTCTGATGGGAAAAGATCAAAACTTCCTACACAGGCCAGGGCTTTGGAGAGGTGTAGACCACACAGGTCAGAGCCAATGGGCACCTCCATTCCACCTGAGAAACCCAGGAGAAATAGACCACCAGGGGGCGCCAGAGAACCACAGATCCAGGAAGAGGCCTCTAAGGCCAAACTCCCTGTTCCCAAGAATCCCAGGCCATCAGCAGAGTCTGTGAACTGGTGCTCCCCAGAAAGGGTACCAGAGCCTTCCAGTGAGAATAGTAAGGGCAGGAAAGTGATCAGGCCAGATGTCTCCCAGAAGGCAGAGAGGGCTCCCAGAGAA gattga